A portion of the Nitrospirota bacterium genome contains these proteins:
- the ispG gene encoding flavodoxin-dependent (E)-4-hydroxy-3-methylbut-2-enyl-diphosphate synthase produces MKPRKKTRVIYIGKVPVGGDNPIVVQSMTKTNTADVKLTIKQIKSLEKSGCEIVRLAVPDMDAAKALGRIKELIKIPMIADIHFDWRLAIEAIKQGVDGLRINPGNIGASWKVKEVVNLAKDRNIPIRIGVNAGSLEKELLRKYGHPTPAALIESASKHIQILEDNDFTSIKVSLKASDVLKTVEAYRLFSEKHDYPLHIGISEAGPLFQGTIKSSIGLGLLLAEGIGDTIRVSLTAPPEEEVRVAYGILGALGLRKRGLEIISCPTCGRCKIDLKSLALKVESKLRKIDKPLKVAVMGCVVNGPGEAREADVGIAGTKGRGIVFKKGKIVKQVKEEDLLDALLQELKDYT; encoded by the coding sequence ATGAAACCTCGTAAAAAGACACGTGTAATCTATATAGGGAAAGTGCCTGTAGGTGGTGATAATCCAATTGTTGTTCAGTCTATGACAAAAACAAATACTGCTGATGTCAAATTAACCATAAAACAGATAAAATCACTGGAGAAATCGGGATGCGAAATTGTCAGGCTTGCAGTGCCTGATATGGATGCAGCAAAGGCACTTGGTAGAATAAAAGAACTGATTAAAATTCCGATGATAGCAGACATTCATTTTGACTGGAGGCTTGCAATTGAAGCTATCAAACAGGGAGTTGACGGACTGAGAATAAACCCGGGTAATATCGGCGCATCGTGGAAAGTAAAAGAAGTTGTTAACCTTGCAAAAGATAGAAATATACCAATCCGTATAGGTGTTAATGCTGGCTCACTCGAAAAGGAGTTACTCCGAAAATATGGGCATCCTACACCTGCTGCATTAATTGAGAGTGCTTCAAAACATATTCAGATACTCGAAGATAATGATTTTACATCCATAAAAGTCTCGCTGAAGGCATCTGATGTTTTAAAGACAGTCGAGGCTTACCGTCTTTTTTCAGAAAAGCACGATTACCCACTACATATTGGTATATCAGAAGCAGGGCCATTATTTCAGGGAACAATTAAGAGTTCTATAGGACTCGGACTGTTACTTGCTGAAGGCATTGGTGATACGATTAGGGTATCTCTTACAGCGCCACCTGAAGAAGAAGTTCGTGTTGCCTACGGTATACTCGGAGCACTTGGCCTTAGAAAGAGAGGTTTGGAGATTATATCCTGTCCTACATGCGGTCGTTGTAAAATTGATTTGAAAAGTCTTGCACTGAAAGTAGAATCGAAGCTTAGAAAAATTGATAAGCCTCTAAAAGTAGCCGTTATGGGATGTGTAGTGAATGGACCTGGAGAAGCAAGAGAGGCTGATGTGGGAATTGCTGGCACCAAGGGAAGAGGGATCGTTTTTAAAAAAGGGAAAATTGTAAAACAGGTGAAAGAAGAAGACCTCCTCGATGCCCTTTTACAGGAGTTGAAGGATTATACTTAA
- the cimA gene encoding citramalate synthase, whose product MPKIEIYDTTLRDGSQTEGISFSVEDKLRITEKLDELGLHYIEGGWPGSNPKDLEYFKKAKKINLENSKIVAFGSTHRPHHKVEEDSNIRALLDAKAQIITIFGKTWDFHVTEALKISLEENLDLIHNSIAYLKRNVQTVFFDAEHFFDGYKNNPQFALKCLIAAQEAGADCIVLCDTNGGTLPDDIQNIFDKLKKDIHKPLGIHAHNDSECAVANSVIAVEKGAVHVQGTINGLGERCGNANLCSVIPNLQIKLGIDCIKPENLKKLRDVSRFINEIANIRHFKRQPFVGDSAFAHKAGIHVSAIRKRPETYEHIRPSLVGNSQRVLISDLAGKSNILRKAEEFGIHLEPDSPQIQNIVTTLKELENEGFQFEAAEASFELLMKKSLGLHKKFFTLTGFRVIVEKRKEGEEPISEATIMLKVGGHTEHTAAIGNGPVNAIDNALRKALDKFYPELKNVKLHDYKVRVLTAGKGTTAKVRVLIESGDGNERWNTVGVSENIIEASYQALVDSIEYKLLKEKN is encoded by the coding sequence ATGCCCAAGATCGAAATTTATGATACTACATTAAGAGATGGCTCGCAGACTGAGGGAATCTCTTTTTCTGTAGAAGATAAACTGCGTATTACTGAAAAACTCGATGAACTCGGCCTTCATTACATCGAAGGTGGATGGCCAGGTTCAAATCCAAAAGATCTGGAATATTTCAAAAAGGCAAAAAAAATAAACCTCGAAAATTCGAAGATTGTTGCATTTGGAAGCACGCACAGACCACATCATAAAGTCGAAGAAGATTCCAATATTCGGGCTCTACTTGATGCAAAAGCTCAGATTATTACAATCTTCGGAAAGACATGGGATTTCCATGTAACCGAGGCACTGAAAATTTCTTTAGAAGAAAATCTTGATCTTATTCATAATTCAATTGCATACCTAAAGAGGAATGTTCAGACTGTTTTTTTCGATGCCGAGCATTTCTTCGATGGCTATAAGAATAATCCACAGTTTGCCTTGAAGTGTCTTATAGCAGCACAGGAGGCAGGTGCAGATTGTATTGTGCTATGTGACACAAATGGTGGAACACTTCCTGATGACATTCAAAATATTTTTGATAAGCTTAAAAAAGATATACATAAACCTTTAGGTATCCATGCTCACAACGACTCTGAATGTGCAGTTGCAAATTCTGTCATTGCAGTTGAAAAAGGAGCTGTTCATGTGCAGGGCACAATCAATGGACTTGGTGAAAGATGCGGGAATGCCAATCTTTGTTCAGTTATTCCTAATCTTCAGATAAAGCTTGGGATAGATTGCATCAAACCCGAAAACTTAAAAAAATTGCGTGATGTATCAAGATTTATAAATGAAATTGCTAATATACGGCATTTTAAGAGACAACCTTTTGTAGGTGATAGTGCTTTTGCACACAAGGCAGGGATACATGTGAGCGCGATAAGGAAAAGACCCGAGACTTATGAACATATAAGACCATCTCTTGTCGGCAATTCCCAGAGAGTGTTAATATCAGACCTCGCAGGCAAAAGCAATATCTTAAGGAAAGCAGAGGAATTCGGCATTCATCTCGAACCTGATTCACCGCAGATACAGAATATTGTTACAACTCTGAAGGAACTTGAAAATGAAGGATTTCAATTCGAAGCTGCAGAGGCATCTTTTGAACTTTTAATGAAAAAATCACTCGGACTTCATAAAAAATTTTTTACTCTAACTGGCTTCAGGGTTATTGTTGAAAAAAGAAAAGAGGGAGAGGAACCTATTAGTGAAGCAACTATTATGCTTAAAGTTGGAGGACATACTGAGCATACTGCTGCAATCGGCAATGGCCCTGTAAATGCAATCGATAATGCACTGAGAAAAGCACTCGATAAATTCTATCCTGAACTTAAGAATGTTAAACTACATGATTACAAAGTCCGTGTGCTAACAGCGGGTAAAGGGACAACAGCAAAAGTAAGGGTTCTTATAGAATCAGGTGATGGGAATGAAAGATGGAATACTGTGGGTGTTTCGGAGAATATAATTGAGGCTTCATATCAGGCATTGGTTGATAGTATTGAATATAAACTTTTAAAAGAAAAAAATTAA